The genomic stretch ACATTCCATAAAGGTTCCACCAGTTGCGATTCTCGGGGGGCTATTGGTCCTTTCATCCAGCTTGCATTCGCGTAGAATGATTGCGTGTAGCAGAAGGGAGCGTGCCGCCAGAACACTATTGCCGCTGCAGATGTATCGCAATTTGAACATGACGCTAACTGCTAAAATGGAAATAATATCACGCTGTGTCACGTATAGGTTTGACCGAGAACTGATTAGTCTGAGCAACTTTTCGGATAGCCCTTCACTCACTGCTTGATCAGTGAGCGTCGGAACCATACCGACAGTGACAATAGGTTGCATGACACTCTGAGCTCCGGCGTTCTCATGCAGCACCGCGGTTTCAGGAATCATTTCTACTTCGAGAGCTGACttcgatgacgaagaagaatctTCGGTAGTTGCTGCTTCCGGTTTATAGAGTTGTCTCGCACGGTCCGCAGAATCCTCCACTATCATCGCCATTACCTGACATTGTCAATCTTCAGTATATCTACAGATAGTTACAAAACTTACTTTCGTGTCCCGGCACTCCAAGCTGTTTATCAGTGAGATATTGTATCCCCGACAAATGAAATGGTGTATCATAGACCGAAACATAACGCCAGTTTCCCTGGTAGCTATCTCGCTCCCTGGCTCTTCAACGTCCGAGGGATTTGAATCATCATCTGATGATGACAACTCAAGATTCTCTAACGTCAACCCTGGACGTCTCCCGGCATGTGCCCCTGAGGATGCTCCATCATGGCACATTAAGAAGTACGGATCTACCGAGACAAGATATCTTTCAAACTCCTCACACTCGTAGGTCTCGAAGTACCCGATTCTCATAGATGAAAGCGTAATTGGAAGGTTTTGCAatagatgatggaggataGCTTCACGTGCAAGGCGATATTTTGGCCATAGCTTCCTAGAAACATCCGGAGGGATGCAACCATAAGCAtgcttcttgaagaaggctatATGAAAATTACACTTCCGTTGGTGGAGTTGTGCCAGAAATTTCTCCACCAGGTATGTCGCATGGAGTAGCTGGAAACCATTGGTAAAGTCTATCTGGTCATCTGAAAAGCAATGCAGGAGCAAAGAGTCTCcttcaaggatgaagagctcaTCTCCAGCATAGTCGCCAACAAGGTCCAATGTACGAGAATAGAGGCCGTTGTACCTATTCAACGTTATTCAGGATACATATAAAACAACAAGGTACCAGATCTATTCGTGCATCTTGTCGCTACACATACCATTTGTGAAGCTTTTGAGTGTCTATCATTTCGATATCTCGCGCAAGTATCGTAACAGGCAACAGCAGTGAGTCTATCCAAGAAGGTAAACGTCGATGACTATATAGCCTTGACTGCTGCAGGGCTCACAAGGCAGTGTGGAGCGGGGAGGAGGGGTTAGACAAGGCTGGACATGGAAATGAATGCAAAAAGGATCACGTGGAGTACGCTTGGTCGAATATCATTAGGTACTAGTACTACCTCGTCATTCTGTGTATTGCACGCCGTCAAAATCCACAGATAGGGCCTGAGTTGACCAGGGTGGCACTCAAGCACAAGGCTGACGGTGCGAACCCCTAGTAGAATTCCACAATGAAATTTACTGCGCCTAGCGATATGCAACTGAATTAGAAAGAGGCATTGCAATCTTCGTAGTCAGAAGCACTTAATCTATAGCCATACCCGATAATACAAGCGATTGGGCCTCTACTGGAAGATTCAACGCTCTCACATATTCCTAGCTTTTGTACGTTTGTCTTAAATCCAAGAATGCAAGTACCCCTAAGCGGTCACCTGACGCACAGCCGTATAAAGGCTTGCTTTGTCTCTTAGACAGTTGAAtcagtcatcttcttccagtctTATCTCAGCTCTATCGTATTTTCTGGAGATCCTAACCAGATAAGTGTTCTTTTTGGTAGTGTACCGTACTACCGGTAGTTCAAACGGGCTGCAGacttcccctcttctccatcaatAACAACCACTGTGAACATGAATTTCTACGCCCGTGCAAGGGCCAGTCTGCTGTCCTGGACGCATGAAACACCACTCCCCACTGCGGATTCTAAATGGTATCCTAAATTCCAATCGTGGCATCATTTCCATCTATCTCTCCAACAGTGGGTTGCAATCACCGATAATGACACCCGTGACCATACGGAGCCACCgcgtgatgatgatgaaccATCGGATCTGGTATTGCTAACATGGAATATCGACGCAACATCTGCCCGCACAGAGGATCGCGTTACAGATATCATCACGTTCGTTACTCAACTAGATCCTGGGGTTCGTATTGTCTTTCTGCAGGAAGTGTCAAAGGCAGCATTGCAGCAGATTCTCAAGGACGAGCGCATCCGTAGATCCTGGATTTCAAGCGAGCAAGATGATACCGCATGGGGCAAACAATCCTTTGCGACTATTACCTTACTCTCCAAAGCACGCTTTGCATCAACTGCTTTAGGGCCGGTTTGGAGGGTAGCGTATCCCAGTCACTTTGACCGTGATGCGCTGTGCTGCGATATTTTTGTTTCATTTGGGAGAGAGCGGTCTCCCACGCGAGTACGGCTTGTTAATGTGCACCT from Aspergillus oryzae RIB40 DNA, chromosome 1 encodes the following:
- a CDS encoding endonuclease/exonuclease/phosphatase family protein (predicted protein), whose protein sequence is MNFYARARASLLSWTHETPLPTADSKWYPKFQSWHHFHLSLQQWVAITDNDTRDHTEPPRDDDEPSDLVLLTWNIDATSARTEDRVTDIITFVTQLDPGVRIVFLQEVSKAALQQILKDERIRRSWISSEQDDTAWGKQSFATITLLSKARFASTALGPVWRVAYPSHFDRDALCCDIFVSFGRERSPTRVRLVNVHLDSLPIKPSHRPRQISIISSFLRSAGCGLVAGDFNPVLEEDATLLESNGLTDVWTVLHPEAPGYTWGTDGEQPFPPNRMDKILIVGLKPPDIKTLEPQRLSILEGAQNPPMDHRKSPISPMEDTPPWSDHAALLCLFGLVGDHIQLLFVLKAFVVIYKHNEYIDISICIEVINEADRVRTFEVLPAPERLSTMA